AACGCTCTGATTGACGGTAATTTTCATGTGTTTCAGGACTTTCATCCCAGTCAATTCCCAACCAACGCAAATTTTCTAATTGTGAACGTTCGCCATCTTCAACATGACGTTCACGGTCAGTATCTTCAATACGGATGATAAACTCACCCCCATGATGACGGGCAAAAAGGTAATTAAACAGGGCAGTACGGGCATTCCCGATATGTAAAAGCCCAGTTGGTGACGGTGCGTAACGGACGCGGATTTTTTCGTTCATTTTAATCCAATTCTCCTCAATGATTTGATTAACTTTGCTTCGCAGCAAATCTATTGTTTTTCAGGCCATTCATCTGCCTTACAATCCTCTCTATTTTACCACAAAATCAGCCAGTCTGCCCAAAAAAGCTAATTCAAAAATTCAAGAAAGCGTTGCTGCCAAAGATGATTTTCATAAAAATCAATCGTTTGCTCAGCGCTCAGAAAATCATTATCAAAAGTCGACGTGGCCCCGTGGCACATGACATTTTCATAAGCCAGCCCATGAGCAAAAACCACCGTCGTGTTGACACAAAACTCCGTTTGCGCCCCACAATACTCGATAGATTTCACCGACAGCTCCGCCAGCAGATTTTGTAACTCAGTTTTATAAAATCCGTTAGCATGAGTCTTATTCACAAAATAATCACCCGTTTGCACAGCTAGCTCTGGCACTAATTCCCAGTCGCTTGTTCCTTTTTCGAGTCCAATTTCATTGTGCTGGATAAAACAAATTGGCTTCTCAG
The DNA window shown above is from Lactococcus sp. S-13 and carries:
- a CDS encoding cysteine hydrolase family protein — protein: MKTADILLVIDVQKGVCEGIFRRSEWLSQINQRIAAYRAAEKPICFIQHNEIGLEKGTSDWELVPELAVQTGDYFVNKTHANGFYKTELQNLLAELSVKSIEYCGAQTEFCVNTTVVFAHGLAYENVMCHGATSTFDNDFLSAEQTIDFYENHLWQQRFLEFLN